From Helicoverpa zea isolate HzStark_Cry1AcR chromosome 12, ilHelZeax1.1, whole genome shotgun sequence:
ttattttttgttaatttgtaattGTAATGTACTCAGTGTGTAAAACTATGCACATAATTAATATGAGTCCTATTGTTACCTACTTGAAATACCTAAATGAATTTGAATGTGTAGGTATGTAAGGTGATTTGGAAATGCATTAATTTCTGTATGTTTTCTTCAAAGGTGGTGAACTTACCTGTACATAGAgattttattaatacttttgGCCACCCATATTCACTGGCAGGTGTTAGTGTATTGGGCCCATAGTATTCAAGCAGTTCTCGAGCCCTAGCATTTGTCAATCCATTTATTGGGTCTGTCTGCAGCTGTTCATATAATTGTTCTACAAAATGCGAAAGTTGACTTAGAGCAGAATGACCCAACTTGTTTAGCAGTCTACCACCACAACCTGCCAAACTATAGGTCACGAggaggtaggtacctacgttataCGGGCATTTTGGCCTCGTCTCAATACTTTCAGCTTAAAACATTATTTGTCCGTGGTTTCAGCCGCGTCTTAAGGGAACGACTTatcgcacccggataaaatgtttacttactTAACGGTATCAGGTGCATATCAGTCTGTATTTCTCTCTTCAATAAACTGAGTCGCGTGTTACTCAGATCTCTTGGTCGCAGGCCTTTCGGCCGTATCGGGCGAAAGAACTCCGATATCGAAGCGGTACTTGAACTGACCGaagacattttttatattatttattagctaATATATTGTTAATGTTAATACGCCAAATAGCATAGGTATAAATGAAGATATTTTCCTTATACAATCTAGTTGGTTGCTGTTGGCTACATCTATGCATAGGTAGGTAGAGATTTAGATAACGTGATGAAAGCCTCTGAAACCATGTGTACTTTGCTCCGCTAATAGACAATATTGACATTAGCGCCATCTATCGGTTCTGACACAATATAATTTCAACCAAATAATTGGCTCTTTTAAGGAGTTAGAAGTCACCTAACTATAGGTTTTGAGAACTCActtgtataaaaaattaaatacatactatATCTTAGGGGACAGAAGTTtgaatgtaaacaaaaaaatatacatatagatattttttttgttttaatcatttttaaGTATGTATACAATCGGGAAAACCGAAAATACTGGTGACTGTAACACCTGGTATCTTTTAGATCTCATTTTCCTTAACAGGTGGCACATCTTAAATGCTTActgataattaaaaatatatggatCACTTTGTGTGTTTAAATGCTTAAagaataaatcatcatcatcatcatcatctcagccataggacgtccactgctgaacataggcctccccctttgatctccacagatacctgttggaagcgacctgcatccagcgtcttccggcgacctttataaggtcgtctgtccacctcgtgctggagtggagaccacggactagcaagcgcagcgtataAAGAATAAATACTCTTGATCTAATATAACAaaaactacatacatttatgtacatacatacttataaaaatatttaaatgtattttttacacataaatattaaacaagttTTGCTTATATTTTACTTCTCTGTCCTTTTATCCATATGGCATTGAGTTCCTCTATTTCTTTGTCATTGGCTCTCAAAAGTTCTTCTCTCACAGCATCCCTTACCAACTTCTTAGTGATTGTAATACAGTGCTTGGGGAGTTTTGACACCTCAACTATTTTGTCCCAAACTTTACTTTGAACTTCCTCAGGCTTGTAAATGTAATTTACAAAACCATATTCAAGAGCTTCTTTTGCAGATAGTCTGTAGTTACAGAGCAACATCTCAATTGCctgaaattcaaatataaaaaataagttttttttcagggagtgtaattttaattatgtcaAATGCCATACATACCTTCCTTTCACCAAGTAGTCGTGGAAATGTGAATGTTGAACACCCTTCAGCAACAATGCCCAGTTTCGTAAATGGAGTTAAGAAATATGACTGGAACCgagaaacatttaaattaattacatgatTAAGCTTTCTTACTAAGGTAAAAAATAGGtacaatgtacttactttatctGAAGCAAACACCATGTCACAAAGTGCTAACGTTGTGGCCGCAATACCAATAGCGGGTCCATTCACAACCGCTATCAGTATCTTAGGAAACATTATAAATGCATTGATATATTCCTTCAGCACATTCAAGTGGTTGCCTGTATTGGAATCTGGTGGAGCAGAGAAATCATTGCCACTGCTGTAAAAGTCTCCAGTGCCAGTCAGCACCATCACAGAAATGTTTTCATCTACTGCAGCTTCATTCAGTATTCTTATTACTCGCTTGTACATCACCTGGTCTATGGCATTTTTCTTACTGGGCTTGTTGTATTGAACTATTTTAACACCTCCTTGCTGAGTTTCAATAATGGTCTCCTTGATATCCATCTTGAAGAATCTACTGACAACAAACTGTTAGTGTCTAAAGTCCAATGTTCAATTCAGGTCCAAAGTGCAAAGTACATCAAAAATAATTGTACTTACTTACCAAAACAAGCAAATTCTTGACGGACTTTAATAATTAACACTTGATACAAGAGAATTAAGTGAAAAAGTAGCTTTTGCTCAGCAGCCACTTAGATACTAACGTTTCGAATATTTTCAGATCAGTTAAAAAGTAGATGCCAGTTTAGTTTTGCCCAAAAATATGATCGCAGTAAGTATTTAAAGGCAGAAACAGCAGCCTTATCAACTTATCAGacgaacaaaataaacaacagtaTTGTTTCTATCGAACTAGTTTTAGAATGGATTTGCCGACTGGACTTTCCAGTTCACTGATAGGTCAAATGAGTGTGAGCAAGAATTAACATAAATTTGGCATTCAAGAATCgcttaaaaatgttaaatagcCCTCCCtgctgtttgtttttattataatagcaTTGACAATTTGACATGGCATTGACAGACTCACCGCAAGCTGACGCTTGACAAACAGCCAGCTGTCAAACGTCAAAATGATAAGGCCCATAGATGTAATAAactataaacaagattgcgcactctcaaaatatatatttacgaaaatgaactctattctaacgcaataaagtactaaattggttgcataatacacagaggcaaatccgagccgagagggatagttagaacggaggccgtttgtctctttctaacaccttgccagcataaaaaaatgttgtggtcaacagttttttttgcccaaaaaaacaattgaatcacttattttaaatataaacaacatacatttttattttgcgttttttattttctagcggtaaccctgaacattcttggcgcgtaatcagcatttaaaattgtgttaatgttttttttgtattaaatcaatttaaactattaaaatggtgaaaaagtgttgcttttatacttgtgaaagtgaatcctatggtggttgcaatatatcgttccacaggtaagctaataataacattttcgtaaatcaaacaactagggtgcccatgaattcttgtaatgagtcaaaatatgggtgatggattttaaaactgttgtactattgttatagcttcccaaaaaaatgtagaaaggcgatataaatggctcagcagtctatatgtgaagcaaaaatacaaaaaaatctgtctgcTCGTCGAATCTTcccgtttttattactgctaattcccgctaattattaaaggcctatatttgtattttaaggtcacaaactgcgtaagttaaaacttcaataccaatctgtgattaataatcttagcaaactcggattggtctcacatagcttaatctcatagtcaccctattagaaagggacagacggcctccctactaactgtttcactcggctcgttttttggttaaaagtgcgcagtcctgtttactatattatgtctatgataaGGCCTGACAGCGAACAGCTGACATTGACAGATTTGACCTAGCCTAGCCCTTGGATTTGTGCGAACGGGAATGTTTAAATTGCTGAATAAGATCTTAAACATTAACAGCGTCAGCTTGCATTcttccataaaaatatatggtATAGTTAAATTACCGCACCAAAGCAGGCATTTGAGTACGAGCGGCACCATGTTTAAGTCAGCGGTATTCAGTCTCCAAGATGCTTCAAAAGATCAAGTTCAAGAGTTCTTGAATTCTTTTGATACGGTATTAACTGATTGTGACGGTAaggaaaattttattatatccTGCTGTATCGTTTCTGGCTTAGAAATGTGCTTATTAACTTTAATTTCAGTTCCTGAAATATTTGTTTAGAAGAACTATTATAACCAATAATATTAGAAATCATAAAGTTACCTTGATTATAAAGATAACTGTTCACCTACAGGCCTGTATAGTCATGGAATAAAACCTTCAGACAGTTTTCAACATATACATACAATGCATACTTACAATGATTTTCATTTCTCAGGTGTTCTCTGGATTGACAATAATGCAATCCCTGGTGCTGCAGATGCAATGAATCATTTCCGAAAATtgggaaagaaaatattttatgtaacaaacAATTCTACTAAAATCCGCAGTGAGTTTGCTGCTAAAGCTACACAGTTGGGTTTCATTGCTAATCAGGTAAGttatgaaaatagaaaaatataataaataggttcATAAGTTTAGAAACAAATAGTACATCATCCAGAACTATCAGCAGAGCATGTTTTCTTATTCCATGCTCTTCTAACTTGCAAGTTATCTATTACTTAATAcatgaaatataaaattcaaataaattatacctGCCAATATAATCAA
This genomic window contains:
- the LOC124634987 gene encoding enoyl-CoA delta isomerase 2 translates to MDIKETIIETQQGGVKIVQYNKPSKKNAIDQVMYKRVIRILNEAAVDENISVMVLTGTGDFYSSGNDFSAPPDSNTGNHLNVLKEYINAFIMFPKILIAVVNGPAIGIAATTLALCDMVFASDKSYFLTPFTKLGIVAEGCSTFTFPRLLGERKAIEMLLCNYRLSAKEALEYGFVNYIYKPEEVQSKVWDKIVEVSKLPKHCITITKKLVRDAVREELLRANDKEIEELNAIWIKGQRSKI